The DNA segment GAAAGTTTGGGAGAAAATTTTCTGAtctgtattttatttatggtgTTTCAGTGTGTGTTTTGCTATTTATAGCAACTCGATAATTTCTTGACCCGAACCAATTTATTTGATACTCAACTTGTGAAATTAGTCTCTAATCTGATATATTTCCGGTACACACACCCAACATCtattaattcaaatttctgaaattaTACTCAACTGGTAAAATTAGTCTCTAATCTGATATATTTTCGGTACACACCCAACATCtattaattcaaatttctgaaattattgactttgaccagtcagTTGGActcataatttctcaaattaattattgagtcaAACTTAGACTATGACCAATCAACTTTGTCAAATACTattctaaattaaattatctggcataaataattatttttatttcaatatctcaatagTTATTTCAAAATTCCAATATTCCAAACATTtaaaaatagtcaaactcattgactaattgacacgtgtattttatgaatacactctataactcatttgacagtaataattattttatccactcaataattattttaattgccaattaattcaataataaattttcggggcgttacaagaaCGATTTCGGTTCCATCTACAGAATCTTTGAATAAGAAGCCAATTTCGGAAGCAGTTAGAGTATTTAAATTGGAACTACCTCCTATGTTCAAGGTAATCAAGCTTGATCCGATTAACACTCTAATCAAACCTCTAACTTTGGTGTTCGAAAAGGAATTGAAAATTCCTTCTGCACAGATATCTGAGATTTCAATCTCAAATGAAGCTGCTCTTCCCGTACAATCAATTCAAGCTTCACCGATTCTTATAAAGGAGATTGATTCTGAGCCTCCTACTGATGTATCTCCAGTTCTTCAAATTTGTAATTTTGCCTCCTCTCAAGATGTTGCTTCTTCTCTACAACAGAATGATGTACTGCCGCCCCAGTTTTTATCTGAGTCTTTCAATCAATTATTCAATCTGGTGTTTGAGTTGCAAACAAAACAAACTCAAACTTTTACAAATTTGAAAGATTTCAAGGTCAGTATGATAAAGATGGTCAGTAATATATTTGAATCTGTGCTACACATGCAGAGAAAACAAACAAGGGAATATGCTGACATTCTTCGCAGACTTGATAGCATTCAGGCCTCCAATGaaacaaacaatgaaaatcttcATGATACATTTGGTACCCAGCTCACAGTGATTTTTGATCTACTACATGAGGCTGGTGATGCCAAAAGGGGGAAAAGGCAACCTCTTCCAAAGCGTCCAAAGAAAAAAGGAAGAAGTAGCAGATcaatagagtttgatatattttcttCTCAGTACTAAGTATTGTCCAATACTATTATTTGAAGCTATGAAAGAAAGTCTTTTGATCTACGTCTTTTGATCTACTTTTTAAAATCAATCTAGATATTGAAAAAGTGACTTGGTTttggcatcaccaaaaaggggaaaattgttggtgattaaattataagttttggtgataacagATCAAACAAAAAAAGTACTAAATAAATAAGATCTTTAAGGACAAACGGAAGTTGGAGTTCAGTCCAGATCAAGTTTCCGCAAAATTGGATTAATCCggataaataaatcatttgatATATGTTCCTTCGCAACTATTTTACTTCAACAGACCATCCTCTAGAAGAACAACCCAGATCAATCAAAATCTCTTATCAGATCGAGTTCAAATCATTTACACTTCACCCAGATCAAGTGTGAAAGTCAACAAACCAGATCAGATCAAATTATCGGATGAAAGTATTAGTTGCCGAAATTGTTGAGCTAGAAGACAAAagaatttattaaagatttaaaCGTTGGCTAGCATTTCttaaagtcaagatttgtgagtCAATTTATGAGATATGTTGGCGGCTCATTGGCTAGTTTTGAAGACTATAAATACGTGGTGATTCAAAGATTCAAACCAAGGAGTGAACAACATAAATCACGAATTAAAAGTCTGCTCATCAACTCATCCGAAAAGCCAAAAATCCTTCACTCTATATTCTGACTCAGAAACTCAgattacaagatcaaattttCAAAGCTCTGAGTTAGAAAATATATCAAGATCGATCGAGCACAAAAGAAATCTATATCACATCGAGAacgatccagatcaaagctatTTGTAGCTTTTCAgatcaaagttttcaaagcaCATTTTTGTGGCTTTTTATTGTAACTCAAGTAGAGTGTTTGATCTATTTCGAGAGAGTGTGTTGCTAGGAGTTCCTCTCAAAGGGTTGATTgtattggatttgtacaaagcgttgtataaataaaattcttctagtgaaatctttttgaaaacagaagaaggggtgacgttgGAGATTAAattccgaacatccataaaaaatCCTCGATCTCGTTTACATACTGAACTTACGTTATtttgatctgccttagctttaTCAAAGTTCAAATTCTGCGAGGAAGATTTTTTCCGCCTGATCTCATCAGATCTTTCGAGCAAAACAAagttttaagcaattaaaacttgTGTGTGGTTTTAACAAATCATATCGAAGCATtgttaaagttttaaaatattgtACTCACCCTCTCTACACCTTTTTCGATCCTAacacattaaatattaaatattattttaaaaaatttcaaatcccacaaatttttttaaagtaaaatattaaaacaatttattctaaaaatattttcgtatatgtataactcaaaatattattttcattgaattatactatttttggtaattttgactataaaaagatcttataataccaaacatatcaacatctttaagttatttaaaataaatttatccaaacactttaacagcttatttttaaaataaattctaacagtttataagctcgtaaaaaaAGCTTTTAAGAGCTAAGCTCTAGGGGCTTATAtgctctttttaataagtttagccaaacaccctcgCTTATGAAGAACAACTTATATGCCCTagaagcttataagctgttttagaaGCTTATAAGCTGCCAGgtcttattttataaataagttgttaaagtgtttggatgaacttattttaaacaacttaaagatgttgatggttttggtattataagatctttttattgtcgaaattatcaaaaaaagtaaaatactatgaaagtaatttaaataataatatacattAAAAGatagttttaaatttatcataaatgttaaacatatattaaaaaataaaactaattttaattttaatttagaattttttttgataaattatgtATAAAAATGGACAGATAGCGTGatgataatttaataaaatatatagggATAATATGAAAAGTAAAATAGGTgaccttacttttttaaaaacagatTATTTCgagagcttataagttgtttgacaaaaaaattgtcaaaaaaatttaaagaacttataagctttgaaacaacttataagttgttttcaagagcttataagctctccaAAACACCCTCTTATTGGTATTTTGGGATACCTATaaacttttataaaattttaaaaagtaagTTTAAATACCAGATGAATTTTTAAAACTCTTTGAAATTCATGTTGAATACACTATACTTTTTaccaatgttctaaaaagctcgTTTAAGCGACACTTATTCTCGCTTAAGCTTTAATACGCTTAAGCTCGATTAAGCGAACGCTTTTTAGAACGGaagatttcatttattttttaaaataaaaacatttttataaatatgtatatttatagtttagaagttgaattatctattaaatcatatatttatggttaatataacattttatttaatgtttgtcttaaaataattaaaataattgtaaAAATTGAAAACGCTTTTTCACGCTTAAACTCGTTCTAAGCTCGCTTAAGCTTGAAAAACTTGAAACTTGACCTTCACGCTTCGACGCGCTTCACGCGTTTTAAAACTTTGCTTTTTACAGTACATAATCATGTCCCACAAACCAAGCAGGTACATGGATAATTCGATGCCACCCTGAGGGTAGTACCCTCAGGGTGGCGTGTCAGTTTATTATTGGCCACTCATGTGGGACCCACACATGGGCGCCATAAAAGTGGCCAATAAAAAACTAACACGACCCTCAGGGTAGCATCGAATTATCTCAGGTACACAATGCATAAAAAGGTGGGGgagataaattattttatctttCTTAAAAATCAGATTTAACCAAATTGTTTATTTTATCTTTCTCAGTTCCAATTACAAATGATCGTGAATAAGTGGTATTACCAGCTTACCCTTCGATAATGAGGATATTACCAATTACCCTTAGGGTTTAACCATAAACCTTCTCTTCTTCTAGACCCTTCTCCTCTGCGCAGACTTGAAACTCAAGAAATAAAAAAACGAAATCCAACAAAGCTTTTGCTGAATTTTCTCTGCAAACTATTAAGCCCCACATCTCCGATATTAGTTAATCCCTCTCTCCGTCTACGCAGTTCTTGCCCAAGACTGAAAATGTATCGTTTCGCAGCAAATCTAGCATCCAAGGCCAGGTATTCACGAACCCATCAGTTAGAAACCTCAGATTTTAACATTTTGTTGGGaaattttttgagtttttgtttATAAGAGACACTCATTGTTGTTTATTGTTCAGGGTTGCAAGAAGCAGCAGCCAGCAGGTGCTCTAGCGACCAAAAgacttgttttttttgtttgtttttattgatttggaGTTGAaatgtttatgtttttatcattaTTGATAATTGTTATTGTGGTTTTTATGGTTTTGTGTTACTGTTTCTGTAGTTTGGCGGCAGAGTGGGTTGGATCAGAAACTATGCTGCGAAAGACATTAGATTTGGAGTAGAGGCGAGGTCTCTTATGCTTAAAGGTGTAGAAGATCTCGCCGATGCAGTTCAAGTGACGATGGGTCCAAAGGTATTCTGATGCTACTGCTTCTTTTTGTTTATCgtttttattaattgaaatcGCTTTACTAATGATAAGCGCTTTGAAGGACGTGATAGTGGTGGAAGAAGAGAAGAATAGGACGGTTTTGACTTTTTGATCTGTTGaatttgtttttgtgtttaagTGTTATGATGGGAGAAAAGTGACCCAAATGGATTTTAGATTTCTAAGATGTTACCCTTCTGTGAAATTCATGGCAATGTTTGAAATAGGTCTAGCTATCTGTTCTGGTTACTAGTTTTGCTATGCGGTTTTGTGCTTTCTCTGTAACTTGAGTGCATAGTTTGACTAAGATTATAGACAGAAACAGCCTTCTAGAGTTGTTGTTTAGTGGGTATTTAACTGTGTTGCGTTCTTGACGGTGTGCTGTGTTATCTAGCGCTGTTTTTTTTATGGTGTAGTTTTTGTGAGTTTATATTGATGTTTTGTATTCTTTCTTCACCatattttcatgattttttGCCGGATGAAGTTTTGGTGTTGGAATCTTCTAATTTGGTTGTtgattaattttatgttttataatTGTAGGGGCGTAATGTGGTGATTGAACAAAGTTGGGGTGCCCCGAAAGTGACAAAGGATGGTGTCACAGTTGCAAAGAGCATTGAATTTAAGGACAAAGTCAAGAACATTGGGGCAAGCCTTGTAAAACAGGTCGCAAATGCTACAAACGAAGTGGCTGGAGATGGTATTCTATAAATCAGTGAAGCATTTAGCTAGTAGATTTGCTGAATCTACATAGACACACACGTAGATAGGTGTGCTATGTCATCAAAGTCTTTTAttcatattaataatattattatatttattttgaaatagGCACTACCTGTGCTACTGTTCTCACCCGTGCAATATTTGCCGAAGGGTGCAAATCAGTAGCAGCAGGTATGAATGCCATGGATCTAAGGCGTGGAATTTCCATGGCTGTTGATGCTGTGGTCACAAACTTGAAAAGCAGGGCAAGAATGATAAGCACGTCGGAGGAAATTGCTCAGGTTTTCTTTGCTCTCTTACATTGTTGAACTAGTGTAGGATTTCTAATATGTGTACGGTTGTTGCCATCATGAGCTCACAAAAAGAGTTGGATGTTTTAATCTAAATTAGGTGGCAACAACAGGTGATAAATGTAAAGAACAAGTAAAGTTTTATCTATGTTTATTGGTAGTCATATGATGCCCGATGAAATAGTAGTTTTCTTTTACCAATTGATCAGTTGCAATATTACTTTCGTAGGTTGGGACAATCTCTGCCAACGGAGAAAGAGAAATAGGTGAGCTGATTGCAAAAGCTATGGAAAAAGTTGGTAAAGAAGGTGTCATTACAATACAAGTGAGCCACTGTCCTTGCATATATGAGTGTTATGTGGTCCAGTAAATTGTATGGATATGTTGTCTTTTAGCATATGGTTGTCgggttttattttttcaaacttCGTTAGTTCGTTTCTTTAATATCTCCTTAACATAGTTATCGTTTGTAGGATGGAAAGACAATGTTCAATGAATTGGAAGTTGTGGAAGGAATGAAGTTGGATAGGGGTTATATTTCTCCGTACTTCATTACAAACCAGAAGAACCAGAAATGTGTAAGTGTACAAGTTGTTAGCAGCATAGTTGTCAAAAGTGCAGAAGCACTCGCTTTAAGCGCAAAGCCCAGCGAGGCGCAATGCCTGCGCTTCTTCAGTGTGCTTCAAAGCGCACGACTTCCATGAATCATGCGCTTTTTTGCGCTTCTGTGCGTTTTTTTGCGCTTTGTGCTTCACATTGAAGCGCGCTTCGGAGAAGAAcagccttttaaaaaaataaaaattgagatTGAGAGAGGTGAAATTGCCTCTTAAAATGCAATTTATCCTTTATTTATTTACTCTAAAAAAAGCACAGAAACCCCAACGTCATATTGCCTTTCCTCCCCAACGCTTCTGCCCTTGTGTCATCTCGTCATTTGCCCTCTgctttttaatatttgatattcaaaagatgaagattatgatgatttcaatatttgatgtcttatgtttcataaattttatttaaaaagtgaattttttcatattttttaagaataataattttttattgcgCTTCGCTTTGCGCTTAAAGCCCGAGGACACTAGAGCGCTTTCATGCGCCTTGCACTTTTGACAACTATGGTTAGCAGTCAATGTGACTAATAATATTTGTACTCGAGTTCACTTTATGGATTCAGTTATTGAGTCTTTCCAACTTAAAACACACAACAATGTCTTTCATCACTGACAGGAAATGGATGATGCCCTCATTCTTATTCACGAGAAGAAAATATCAAGTTTAAATGGGATGGTGAAAGTTCTAGAGCTGGCTATTAAGGTTAATCCTTTGATCCTTACAGTCATCTTAAGGCCATGTTATCTCTTTGTTCCTATTATATTTCGCTTCTGTGCAGAGGCAAAAGCCACTACTGATTGTTGCTGAAGATGTGGAAAGTGAGGCACTTGCAGCTCTTGTACTGAACAAGATTCGTGCGGGACTCAAGGTATGTTTGctatatttttgaatttcaagtATCTTGATCTTCTGGACAATGACAATCATATTGTTTTTGTTGTGCCTAGCCTCAgcgttttaaaaattaatgtttCAGGTTTGTGCTATAAAATCTCCGGGTTTTGGGGAGAACAGGAAATCTGGTTTGCAAGATCTTGCTGTTTTAACGGGAGGCCAGGTAAATGTTTTGTTATGTTTCATTATTACTTCTACGAGTATAGTACCTTACCTGGCAACTTTGTTTGAATTTGGAGCTGTATTTTGTAGGTATTGACTGAAGAACTGGGACTGTATCTCGATGAAGTGAATATGGATATGCTGGGCTCATGTAAAAAGGTACAAGCCAGTTGTAGATTCTTTCTCAGATGTTTTCCTTGCAACTTACTTTTGTTACTACTTATAAATTGCATGGATTTAGCTTACAGTTCTTCTTTTAGGTTTCTATATCCAAGGATGACACCATTATACTTGATGGGGGTGGTGAAAAGAAAAACATAGAAGATAGATCTGAGCAGGTTCTTTTTGCTTTGTTGCACTAGTTTAAACATTTTGTGGAATGTTTCCTTAATAGTTAGTACATATGAGATTTAACTAGAGTCGACGTGCTGGCTACTTCGAATCCAGGATAAAATGCaagaataaaatgtaaatttagGATATATGCTTGATATTGGTGGAAATTTTCAGTAAAGTACTGACTGTTGTGGTCAAGAAAAGGCACAGACTCACTCCTTTGAACCTGGAACTTTACTTGTTTAGTCAATTCTCTGACATAACCTGCTTACACTGTCAGATTAGGTCTGCAATTGAATTGAGTACCTCTGACTATGACAAAGAGAAATTGCAAGAGAGGCTAGCGAAACTCTCTGGTGGTGTAGCTGTTCTTAAGGTTTGTCATCCTTCTCCTACAAGTTCAAATTTCTAGGTTTAGATTAATTAACAGTGATGGATGTGTTTCaattgattttaattaattgtcttATCTCACAGATCGGAGGAGCCAGTGAAGCAGAGGTTAGTGAGAAAAAAGATAGGGTGACAGATGCTCTAAATGCCACGAAGGCCGCTGTGGAAGAAGGAATTGTACCTGGTATGTTCCCAATTCTATCTGTTGTCGAGCATGAAAGTCTTTTGAGAATTCACTGCTGAAGGTGTTAAAAAATTGTACAGGTGGTGGGGTTGCTCTACTGTATGCATCAAAGGAATTGGAGAAGTTGCCAACCGCAAACTTTGATCAGAAGATTGGTGTTCAAATTATTCAGAATGCATTGAAGGTCACTCAAACTCTCTCTATCTGTCTGTCTCTATATACTATGTGTTCGTCAAATTAAGGATTTTAAATCACGAGAAATCAACGTCCCTTAGCGAGCTAATTGGTTTAGCCACTTGGGATATCACCATACATTATATATTTACATTTTTCCCCGCCTTCTTTTAGATGCCAGTACATACCATTGCCAAAAATGCCGGAGTAGAAGGTGCTGTCGTTGTTGGTAAATTATTGGAACAAGATAATCCCGATCTTGGATACGATGCAGCTAAAGGTGTGCTCAGGCTTTTGTATTTATTTAGTGTGTCAAAAGAGTATTTGTAATCATGCAAATATTTTTTCTTCGAACAGGTGAATACGTTGACATGGTCAAGGCCGGAGTTATCGATCCTTTGAAAGTTATCAGAACAGCTCTTGTCGATGCTGCTAGGTAAGCTGAGACTAGGTTAAATCAATGTCTTCGGTGTTCCTTTCTCACTGTGGGTTGTAGCACAAGTCTAATGATAAGCTAAGCGGTTCGATTTTCTGCAGCGTCTCTTCTTTGATGACCACCACAGAAGCGATCATCGTTGAACAACCCACCGAGGAGAAGACATCCCCGGCAATGGGTGGTGGCATGGGTGGAATGGGTGGCATGGATTACTAAGAGATAatctgatatatatatacactattTTTCGAATCAATAATCGACGAGTGGGGTGTTCAGCCATTTTGGTGAGTTTAGATGCAGGATCTAAGTGCATGTTTCTGTCGTCTATGGAGAGGTGACAACATCAATCTTGATCATGTAGGAGTGGTTGGTTAGAGACTAATTGTTTCGAAGTTACCGTATACAATTGGGTTATGAGTTTTGGTGTTATAATTTATTCACTGATTTTGGGAATTAAACAAATTAGTCAAAAATGACATTAATTAAAAAAGGAAGTCTCTATATTTGAATTCGAGGAGATTTTGATGCGATTGACTTTGATGAAGGATGATTTCTGAAAGAAGCatgtttttatataaattttcattattttaattcattgtttcttaaaattaattaaccaacgaaaatgattttttttttttgtgacatCACAACGAAAATGATTTTATTCTCTCTTGAATACCTATTTTGAATAAGATTGTTAAGATTTTTTCTTGATGGTAATTTCATTATTTGCCATCCGGAAATTTGATGATCG comes from the Henckelia pumila isolate YLH828 chromosome 1, ASM3356847v2, whole genome shotgun sequence genome and includes:
- the LOC140863653 gene encoding chaperonin CPN60-2, mitochondrial, whose protein sequence is MYRFAANLASKARVARSSSQQFGGRVGWIRNYAAKDIRFGVEARSLMLKGVEDLADAVQVTMGPKGRNVVIEQSWGAPKVTKDGVTVAKSIEFKDKVKNIGASLVKQVANATNEVAGDGTTCATVLTRAIFAEGCKSVAAGMNAMDLRRGISMAVDAVVTNLKSRARMISTSEEIAQVGTISANGEREIGELIAKAMEKVGKEGVITIQDGKTMFNELEVVEGMKLDRGYISPYFITNQKNQKCEMDDALILIHEKKISSLNGMVKVLELAIKRQKPLLIVAEDVESEALAALVLNKIRAGLKVCAIKSPGFGENRKSGLQDLAVLTGGQVLTEELGLYLDEVNMDMLGSCKKVSISKDDTIILDGGGEKKNIEDRSEQIRSAIELSTSDYDKEKLQERLAKLSGGVAVLKIGGASEAEVSEKKDRVTDALNATKAAVEEGIVPGGGVALLYASKELEKLPTANFDQKIGVQIIQNALKMPVHTIAKNAGVEGAVVVGKLLEQDNPDLGYDAAKGEYVDMVKAGVIDPLKVIRTALVDAASVSSLMTTTEAIIVEQPTEEKTSPAMGGGMGGMGGMDY